The Prionailurus viverrinus isolate Anna chromosome B4, UM_Priviv_1.0, whole genome shotgun sequence genome has a window encoding:
- the NABP2 gene encoding SOSS complex subunit B1 yields MTTETFVKDIKPGLKNLNLIFIVLETGRVTKTKDGHEVRTCKVADKTGSINISVWDDVGNLIQPGDIIRLTKGYASVFKGCLTLYTGRGGDLQKIGEFCMVYSEVPNFSEPNPEYSAQQAPNKTVQNDSSPTAPQPTTGPPAVSPASETQNGNGLSAPPGPGGGPHPPHAPSHPPSTRITRSQPNHTAAGPPGPSSNPVSNGKETRRSSKR; encoded by the exons ATGACGACGGAGACCTTCGTTAAAGATATCAAGCCTGGGCTCAAGAATCTGAACCTCATCTTCATTGTGCTGGAGACAG GCCGAGTGACCAAGACAAAGGACGGGCACGAGGTTCGGACCTGCAAGGTGGCCGACAAAACGGGCAGCATCAATATCTCTGTGTGGGACGACGTGGGCAACCTGATCCAGCCTGGAGACATTATTCGGCTCACCAAAGG GTACGCTTCAGTATTCAAAGGTTGTCTGACACTATACACTGGACGTGGGGGTGATCTTCAAAAGATTGGAGA ATTCTGTATGGTTTATTCTGAGGTTCCTAACTTCAGTGAGCCAAACCCAGAGTACAGTGCCCAGCAGGCACCCAATAAGACG GTCCAGAACGACAGCAGCCCTACGGCTCCCCAGCCTACCACCGGACCCCCTGCCGTTTCTCCAG CCTCTGAGACCCAGAACGGGAATGGACTGAGTGCCCCACCAGGTCCTGGTGGTGGCCCGCACCCGCCTCATGCACCCTCGCACCCTCCCAGCACCCGAATTACCCGAAGCCAGCCCAACCACACAGCTGCCGGCCCTCCtggcccctccagcaaccctgtcaGTAACGGCAAAGAGACCCGGAGGAGCAGCAAGAGATAG
- the SLC39A5 gene encoding zinc transporter ZIP5 isoform X2: MGPPVSHLLAGLCVWVALGLAGGSAPNLGPAEQEQNHYLAQLFGLYGENGTLTAGGLARLLHSLGLGRVQGLRLGHHGPPVGRAIPPVGDNSTYRSQDPELSVDVWAGLPLGPSEWGDPEEPKAPASPRGPAPSGLDLFHRLLLLDHSLADHLNEDCLNGSQLLVNFGLSPAAPLTPRQFALLCPALLYQIDSRVCIQAPTPTPSGDLLSALVHSALAVLLLSLPAPLSLLLLRLLGPRLLRPLLGFLGALAVGTLCGDALLHLLPHAQGGQHAGPNGQPEEDLGPGLSVLGGLFLLFVLENVLGLLRHRGLRPRCCRRKRQDFRAPALDLEDGSGMALQPLQAAPEPEAQGCHGEQDSQPPPAPAPTGHQGHSHGHQGGDDANITWMVLLGDGLHNLTDGLAIGDFAMLLRAGLPFRRLLLLSLVSGALGLGGAALGVGLSLGPVPLTSWVFGVTAGVFLYVALVDMLPALLRPPEPLPTLHVLLQGLGLLLGGSLMLTIAMLEEQLWPLVSDG, from the exons ATGGGGCCCCCAGTGAGTCATCTGCTGGCTGgcctgtgtgtgtgggtggcCTTGGGCTTGGCAGGGGGCTCAGCCCCCAACCTGGGCCCTGCTGAGCAGGAGCAGAACCATTACTTGGCCCAGCTGTTTGGCCTGTATGGGGAGAACGGGACACTGACAGCCGGGGGCCTAGCGCGGCTTCTCCACAGCCTGGGGCTAGGCCGAGTTCAGGGACTTCGCCTAGGACACCATGGACCTCCGGTTGGTCGGGCTATACCCCCAGTTGGAGACAATTCCACATACAG ATCACAGGACCCTGAGCTGAGTGTGGATGTCTGGGCTGGGCTGCCTCTGGGTCCCTCAGAGTGGGGTGACCCAGAGGAGCCAAAGGCCCCAGCATCGCCCCGTGGGCCAGCCCCCTCTGGCCTGGACCTCTTTCACAGACTTCTGCTGCTGGACCATTCATTGGCTGACCATCTGAATGAGGAT TGTCTGAATGGCTCCCAGCTGCTGGTCAACTTTGGCCTGAGCCCTGCTGCTCCTCTGACCCCTCGTCAGTTTGCTCTGCTGTGTCCAGCCCTGCTTTATCAGATTGACAGCCGTGTCTGCATCCAGgccccaaccccaaccccctCAGGGGATCTTCTGTCTG CCTTGGTTCATAGCGCCCTGGCAGTCCTGCTGCtcagcctccctgctcccctctccctgctgctgctgcggctCCTGGGACCTCGTCTATTACGGCCCCTGCTGGGTTTCCTGGGGGCCCTGGCCGTGGGCACTCTTTGTGGGGATGCACTGCTACACCTGCTGCCACAT GCACAAGGAGGGCAGCATGCTGGACCTAACGGACAACCAGAGGAGGACCTGGGACCAGGACTGTCGGTACTCGGAGGTCTCTTCCTGCTCTTTGTGCTGGAGAACGTGCTAGGGCTTTTGCGGCACAGAGGGCTCAGGCCA AGATGCTGCAGGCGAAAAAGACAGGATTTCAGAGCACCAGCCCTGGACCTGGAGGATGGCAGTGGGATGGCCCTTCAGCCCCTGCAGGCAGCTCCAG AGCCAGAGGCTCAGGGCTGCCATGGGGAGCAGGACAGCCagcccccaccagccccagctCCTACTGGGCACCAAGGCCACAGTCACGGGCACCAGGGTGGCGATGATGCCAATATAACGTGGATGGTCCTCCTGGGAGACGGTCTGCACAACCTCACTGATGGGCTGGCCATAG GTGACTTTGCGATGCTGCTCCGAGCAGGGCTGCCCTTTCGGAGGCTGCTGCTGCTGAGTTTGGTGTCTGGAGCCCTGGGACTAGGGGGTgcagccctgggggtggggctcagtttGGGCCCTGTCCCTCTCACTTCCTGGGTGTTTGGGGTCACTGCTGGGGTCTTCCTCTATGTGGCCCTTGTGGACATG ctacCAGCCCTGCTTCGGCCTCCTGAGCCCCTCCCTACGCTCCATGTGCTACTGCAGGGGTTGGGGCTGCTGCTGGGGGGCAGCCTCATGCTCACCATAGCCATGCTGGAGGAGCAGCTATGGCCCCTGGTCTCTGATGGCTGA
- the SLC39A5 gene encoding zinc transporter ZIP5 isoform X1, producing the protein MGPPVSHLLAGLCVWVALGLAGGSAPNLGPAEQEQNHYLAQLFGLYGENGTLTAGGLARLLHSLGLGRVQGLRLGHHGPPVGRAIPPVGDNSTYRSQDPELSVDVWAGLPLGPSEWGDPEEPKAPASPRGPAPSGLDLFHRLLLLDHSLADHLNEDCLNGSQLLVNFGLSPAAPLTPRQFALLCPALLYQIDSRVCIQAPTPTPSGDLLSALVHSALAVLLLSLPAPLSLLLLRLLGPRLLRPLLGFLGALAVGTLCGDALLHLLPHAQGGQHAGPNGQPEEDLGPGLSVLGGLFLLFVLENVLGLLRHRGLRPRCCRRKRQDFRAPALDLEDGSGMALQPLQAAPEPEAQGCHGEQDSQPPPAPAPTGHQGHSHGHQGGDDANITWMVLLGDGLHNLTDGLAIGAAFSDGFSSGLSTTLAVFCHELPHELGDFAMLLRAGLPFRRLLLLSLVSGALGLGGAALGVGLSLGPVPLTSWVFGVTAGVFLYVALVDMLPALLRPPEPLPTLHVLLQGLGLLLGGSLMLTIAMLEEQLWPLVSDG; encoded by the exons ATGGGGCCCCCAGTGAGTCATCTGCTGGCTGgcctgtgtgtgtgggtggcCTTGGGCTTGGCAGGGGGCTCAGCCCCCAACCTGGGCCCTGCTGAGCAGGAGCAGAACCATTACTTGGCCCAGCTGTTTGGCCTGTATGGGGAGAACGGGACACTGACAGCCGGGGGCCTAGCGCGGCTTCTCCACAGCCTGGGGCTAGGCCGAGTTCAGGGACTTCGCCTAGGACACCATGGACCTCCGGTTGGTCGGGCTATACCCCCAGTTGGAGACAATTCCACATACAG ATCACAGGACCCTGAGCTGAGTGTGGATGTCTGGGCTGGGCTGCCTCTGGGTCCCTCAGAGTGGGGTGACCCAGAGGAGCCAAAGGCCCCAGCATCGCCCCGTGGGCCAGCCCCCTCTGGCCTGGACCTCTTTCACAGACTTCTGCTGCTGGACCATTCATTGGCTGACCATCTGAATGAGGAT TGTCTGAATGGCTCCCAGCTGCTGGTCAACTTTGGCCTGAGCCCTGCTGCTCCTCTGACCCCTCGTCAGTTTGCTCTGCTGTGTCCAGCCCTGCTTTATCAGATTGACAGCCGTGTCTGCATCCAGgccccaaccccaaccccctCAGGGGATCTTCTGTCTG CCTTGGTTCATAGCGCCCTGGCAGTCCTGCTGCtcagcctccctgctcccctctccctgctgctgctgcggctCCTGGGACCTCGTCTATTACGGCCCCTGCTGGGTTTCCTGGGGGCCCTGGCCGTGGGCACTCTTTGTGGGGATGCACTGCTACACCTGCTGCCACAT GCACAAGGAGGGCAGCATGCTGGACCTAACGGACAACCAGAGGAGGACCTGGGACCAGGACTGTCGGTACTCGGAGGTCTCTTCCTGCTCTTTGTGCTGGAGAACGTGCTAGGGCTTTTGCGGCACAGAGGGCTCAGGCCA AGATGCTGCAGGCGAAAAAGACAGGATTTCAGAGCACCAGCCCTGGACCTGGAGGATGGCAGTGGGATGGCCCTTCAGCCCCTGCAGGCAGCTCCAG AGCCAGAGGCTCAGGGCTGCCATGGGGAGCAGGACAGCCagcccccaccagccccagctCCTACTGGGCACCAAGGCCACAGTCACGGGCACCAGGGTGGCGATGATGCCAATATAACGTGGATGGTCCTCCTGGGAGACGGTCTGCACAACCTCACTGATGGGCTGGCCATAG GTGCTGCCTTCTCCGATGGCTTCTCCAGTGGCCTCAGCACCACCCTAGCAGTCTTCTGCCATGAGCTACCCCATGAACTGG GTGACTTTGCGATGCTGCTCCGAGCAGGGCTGCCCTTTCGGAGGCTGCTGCTGCTGAGTTTGGTGTCTGGAGCCCTGGGACTAGGGGGTgcagccctgggggtggggctcagtttGGGCCCTGTCCCTCTCACTTCCTGGGTGTTTGGGGTCACTGCTGGGGTCTTCCTCTATGTGGCCCTTGTGGACATG ctacCAGCCCTGCTTCGGCCTCCTGAGCCCCTCCCTACGCTCCATGTGCTACTGCAGGGGTTGGGGCTGCTGCTGGGGGGCAGCCTCATGCTCACCATAGCCATGCTGGAGGAGCAGCTATGGCCCCTGGTCTCTGATGGCTGA